The following proteins come from a genomic window of Nitrospirae bacterium YQR-1:
- a CDS encoding response regulator produces MEQQQIFEATILIVDDQQSNVTLVEKMLKADGYKNILTTLDPRQVVDLYKEYRPDLILLDLNMPFMDGFEVMTELRKIESNTYLSIMVLTAFTDRTIRVKALEYGAKDFLTKPFDRLEVLTRIKNMLEIRLLHNKMMDYNKSLELEVQKRTRELKHTQLEIIRRLGRASEYRDNETGYHIIRMSQYCEVVARGAGLSKEHCELILHASPMHDVGKIGIPDNVLLKPSKLDPQEFEIMKTHTIKGGEILDNHDSEIMILAGTIALTHHEKWDGTGYPNGISGNDIPIEGRIVAICDVFDALTSKRPYKKAWSIEEAVAEIKKNSGTHFDPALVEVFVKHLDEIIKIKESYEDV; encoded by the coding sequence TTGGAACAACAGCAGATATTCGAAGCCACAATATTAATTGTGGATGATCAGCAGTCAAATGTCACTTTAGTGGAAAAGATGTTGAAGGCGGATGGCTATAAAAACATACTGACTACATTGGATCCTCGTCAGGTCGTTGACTTATATAAAGAGTACAGACCGGATTTAATTTTGCTTGACCTTAATATGCCGTTTATGGATGGTTTTGAAGTGATGACTGAATTAAGAAAAATTGAGAGTAATACCTATCTGTCTATCATGGTTTTAACGGCTTTCACAGACAGGACAATAAGAGTAAAAGCGCTGGAATACGGGGCAAAGGATTTTTTAACAAAACCATTTGACAGGCTGGAGGTGCTGACAAGAATAAAAAATATGCTGGAGATACGTCTTTTGCATAACAAGATGATGGATTACAACAAGAGCCTTGAGCTGGAGGTGCAGAAAAGAACCAGGGAGTTAAAGCATACACAACTGGAGATAATTCGCCGCCTTGGCCGGGCCTCTGAGTACAGAGACAATGAAACCGGTTATCATATCATTCGGATGAGCCAGTACTGTGAGGTAGTGGCAAGGGGGGCGGGATTAAGCAAGGAACACTGCGAGCTGATACTTCATGCCAGCCCCATGCACGATGTCGGTAAGATTGGCATTCCTGATAATGTACTTCTTAAACCTTCAAAGCTTGACCCGCAGGAATTTGAAATCATGAAAACCCACACCATAAAAGGGGGAGAAATCCTTGACAATCATGATTCAGAGATAATGATTCTTGCCGGAACCATAGCGTTAACACACCATGAGAAGTGGGACGGCACCGGTTACCCTAACGGCATCTCCGGAAATGATATACCAATAGAGGGAAGAATTGTAGCCATTTGCGACGTCTTTGACGCTCTCACCTCAAAGCGTCCCTACAAGAAAGCGTGGAGCATTGAGGAGGCTGTTGCTGAAATAAAAAAGAACTCCGGCACACACTTTGACCCCGCTCTTGTAGAAGTGTTTGTAAAACATTTAGATGAAATTATAAAAATCAAAGAAAGCTACGAGGATGTATAA
- a CDS encoding molybdenum cofactor guanylyltransferase: MGFDLSGALLCGGQNSRFPYPKGLIKIGGTTIMEKTLTIFNECFKQVMLSTNSPEIYFSVAPLYENKPVALIGDVYDTRGPMTGIFSCLLNSHYDKMFVVACDMPFVERVAVDLMICFAVDNPDFDAVVPICEGQPEPLFAIYDKAVLPVMEKALTAGRKSLTVFLKDINTKYIDEAAFRAGNSHKKYFININTLENLKEIEDYL; this comes from the coding sequence ATGGGTTTTGATTTGTCCGGAGCGCTTCTTTGCGGCGGGCAAAACAGCCGGTTTCCATACCCTAAGGGGCTTATAAAAATCGGCGGTACCACCATTATGGAAAAAACACTCACTATATTTAATGAGTGCTTTAAGCAAGTAATGTTAAGCACTAACTCCCCTGAAATATATTTCTCAGTTGCGCCGCTTTATGAAAACAAGCCTGTGGCTTTAATTGGGGATGTTTACGACACAAGGGGGCCGATGACCGGTATTTTTTCATGTCTGTTAAACTCACATTATGATAAAATGTTTGTTGTTGCTTGTGATATGCCCTTTGTTGAGAGAGTGGCGGTGGATTTAATGATTTGTTTTGCTGTCGATAATCCTGATTTTGACGCCGTGGTACCAATTTGTGAGGGACAGCCAGAGCCGCTATTTGCCATATATGATAAGGCTGTTTTACCTGTTATGGAAAAAGCACTCACGGCCGGAAGGAAATCCTTAACGGTTTTTTTAAAAGATATAAATACTAAGTACATTGATGAGGCGGCTTTTAGAGCAGGTAATTCACATAAAAAATATTTTATAAACATAAATACGTTGGAAAATTTAAAAGAAATTGAAGATTATCTCTGA
- a CDS encoding twin-arginine translocase TatA/TatE family subunit: MFGLGTTELMLILVIVVVLFGASKLPELGRGMGSFIKNLKKSMSDHDEIDVTPKKEDAAAGKDKAEKPA, translated from the coding sequence ATGTTTGGACTGGGAACAACTGAGTTAATGCTGATTTTAGTAATAGTTGTGGTGCTGTTTGGCGCCTCAAAACTGCCTGAGCTTGGCAGAGGGATGGGGTCTTTTATTAAGAACCTGAAAAAAAGTATGTCTGATCACGATGAGATAGACGTCACTCCCAAGAAAGAAGATGCTGCTGCAGGGAAGGATAAAGCTGAAAAGCCTGCGTAG
- the alr gene encoding alanine racemase, whose product MRGPVVEIDLTALRYNYGVLIERCSGRPVIAVVKADAYGHGAVAVASVLEHIGVYSLAVAFLSEAVELRLSGIKKPILILFDKPKPAEIVKYALTPIVRNEQDCRILNEYALAKNIRIKIHVNIDTGMGRLGFIHDDCIEKLKNLSTFKGLEIEGFMSHFSEADLHDRSFAEYQLNRFLEIRNAVSPCYKDALWHFANSAAVLSFPASHLDAVRPGLMLYGSNPMSSTSGISCDSFLQPVMKVKSRLIEIRNVPKGKSISYGRTFTTERNSLIGVLSTGYADGYPRVLSNVGRVIVKDTFAPIAGRVCMDLTMVDLTDIADVSENDEVILIGSGGRCKITACDIAALCGTIPYEIVTSFGRNRNKKYLDG is encoded by the coding sequence GTGAGAGGTCCCGTTGTTGAGATAGATTTAACCGCTCTGAGATACAATTACGGTGTCTTAATTGAGAGATGTTCAGGGCGTCCAGTTATTGCTGTTGTTAAGGCGGATGCTTACGGCCACGGCGCCGTTGCAGTTGCCTCTGTCTTGGAGCATATAGGCGTGTATTCTCTGGCTGTAGCCTTTTTGTCAGAGGCGGTTGAGTTAAGGCTCTCAGGCATTAAGAAACCCATCCTTATTCTCTTTGACAAGCCAAAACCTGCTGAAATTGTTAAATATGCCCTTACCCCAATAGTCAGAAATGAACAAGACTGCCGGATTCTTAACGAATACGCTTTAGCTAAGAATATAAGAATAAAAATTCACGTTAACATTGATACCGGAATGGGCAGGCTTGGGTTTATACATGATGACTGCATTGAAAAGTTGAAAAATCTTTCCACATTTAAGGGGCTTGAAATTGAAGGATTTATGAGCCATTTCTCGGAGGCTGATCTGCATGACAGGTCTTTTGCAGAGTACCAGTTAAACAGATTTCTTGAAATACGCAATGCTGTTTCACCTTGTTATAAGGATGCGCTGTGGCATTTTGCCAACAGTGCGGCAGTGCTTTCCTTTCCGGCCTCACACCTTGATGCAGTGCGTCCTGGTCTTATGCTCTATGGCAGTAACCCTATGTCATCAACATCAGGAATAAGTTGTGATAGTTTTTTACAGCCTGTGATGAAAGTTAAGAGCAGGCTGATAGAGATTAGAAATGTTCCTAAGGGGAAATCCATAAGCTATGGCCGCACATTTACCACAGAGCGGAACAGCCTTATCGGGGTGCTTTCCACAGGATACGCTGATGGTTATCCAAGAGTGCTTTCAAACGTTGGGCGGGTTATAGTTAAAGATACCTTTGCTCCAATAGCCGGCAGGGTTTGTATGGACCTTACCATGGTGGATTTAACAGATATTGCGGATGTTAGTGAAAATGACGAGGTTATACTTATCGGCTCAGGAGGGCGGTGTAAAATCACGGCTTGCGACATTGCCGCACTCTGTGGCACTATCCCATATGAGATTGTCACCTCATTTGGAAGAAATAGAAATAAAAAATATTTAGATGGGTAG
- a CDS encoding PqiC family protein: MNKFFAAAMLTMFLLLSCGSIPETKIYSLNITYENISQLQGTADIVLGILATAPRHLSQPYLLIRNSPYELTTEFYAKWEAPPVRMISEAFRNALYDLKFFKDVRIVTAQRVDFYCLKINLRRFERFGESNTGVLEFDYDLLTNDGKNVLHGVYSKENPLPDNSFNSLAEGLSIALKDALTQIVPQIKEKILDKQKK, from the coding sequence GTGAATAAGTTTTTTGCAGCAGCTATGCTGACAATGTTTCTGTTGTTATCGTGCGGCAGTATTCCTGAAACTAAAATTTACAGTTTAAATATTACTTACGAAAACATATCACAACTACAGGGTACCGCTGATATTGTTTTGGGTATTTTGGCAACAGCGCCCAGGCACCTGTCCCAGCCGTACTTATTAATCAGAAACTCTCCATACGAGCTTACAACGGAATTTTATGCTAAATGGGAGGCCCCACCCGTAAGGATGATTTCAGAGGCTTTTCGTAATGCACTCTATGACCTTAAATTCTTTAAAGATGTACGGATTGTAACTGCTCAGCGGGTTGATTTCTACTGTCTGAAAATAAATCTCAGAAGATTTGAGCGCTTTGGTGAGAGCAACACCGGAGTCCTCGAGTTTGACTATGATCTATTAACTAACGACGGCAAAAACGTACTGCACGGGGTTTACTCAAAAGAGAATCCACTCCCTGACAATTCCTTCAACTCTCTTGCCGAGGGGCTGAGTATTGCACTAAAAGACGCTCTGACCCAAATAGTGCCACAGATCAAAGAGAAAATACTTGACAAACAGAAAAAATGA
- a CDS encoding MlaD family protein has product MSKYKDEIKAGIIIMSGLTLIALFVILIGGDTFYDKYDVYYIKLMDVAGIDEGSSVRLGGLKVGRIQQMRAPDKPNESVTVVIGLNRGTQLFKGTKAKISQVGFVGEIYLDLSLENTIAGTIPPGSVLPSEERVQFSDLVVKLGTAADSLDKLIKDMDMFFGDKNRRHIEDLLTNTNKTVVEVSSKFTEFSQNLTQSSKELQSVLKNMDDILLTNKDGINEALRKFNEDLTAIGIMIKSMDKAAVSITQTSDSVKTVVSDQSENLAAMFDSIKITLDDLQDVLQEVKAKPWSLIHAPGKGKESE; this is encoded by the coding sequence GTGTCAAAGTATAAGGATGAAATAAAAGCCGGCATTATAATAATGTCGGGACTTACGTTAATAGCCCTGTTCGTTATTTTAATAGGCGGCGATACGTTTTACGATAAATATGATGTCTATTACATAAAGCTTATGGATGTTGCCGGTATAGATGAGGGGTCATCTGTAAGACTGGGGGGACTTAAAGTTGGGCGAATTCAACAGATGCGTGCACCGGATAAACCTAACGAGTCTGTTACCGTGGTTATTGGCCTCAACAGGGGTACGCAGTTATTTAAAGGTACAAAAGCGAAGATATCTCAGGTAGGGTTTGTAGGGGAAATTTATCTTGATCTTTCTCTGGAAAATACCATAGCCGGAACAATCCCTCCGGGCTCTGTGCTGCCATCAGAGGAAAGAGTCCAGTTTTCCGATTTAGTTGTAAAACTTGGGACTGCCGCCGATTCGCTTGATAAACTCATAAAAGACATGGATATGTTTTTTGGTGATAAAAACAGGCGGCATATTGAAGATCTGCTTACAAATACTAATAAAACAGTTGTTGAGGTCTCTTCAAAATTTACAGAGTTCTCTCAAAACCTTACCCAGTCTTCAAAAGAACTTCAGAGTGTGCTTAAAAATATGGATGATATATTACTGACAAATAAGGACGGAATTAACGAGGCTCTTCGTAAATTTAATGAGGATTTGACGGCCATCGGTATTATGATAAAATCCATGGATAAGGCTGCGGTGTCTATAACCCAGACGTCTGACTCCGTAAAGACCGTGGTATCCGACCAGTCGGAAAACTTAGCAGCCATGTTTGATTCCATAAAAATCACATTGGATGATCTTCAGGATGTACTTCAGGAAGTCAAAGCAAAACCATGGAGCCTTATACATGCTCCTGGAAAGGGGAAAGAAAGTGAATAA
- the gspN gene encoding type II secretion system protein GspN, translating into MVKVISFFIFTVIFMFFLLLVVWNTAVSEQSLSEAIKRSLNRAYSVKLHGFRKGFLGEIKIAEVQIYINEKVAVVISETHGSVNLGGIFRGKILITFDGNISAGTIRLTYEVPFLKTHAEKTLKVYVNSVELSGLDYLKKSGIKGSGLFSGSFTLKTGNRSEGTFEVKKCRFSDFHGGGFYLPAGYITEITARVSTDGQAVNIESVYLTGEGINCRISGRILNDFLDVSIEVMPDGDFKDKNLLFLLKQYELSPGIYVIKISQKTLSLNLPF; encoded by the coding sequence ATGGTAAAAGTAATAAGTTTTTTCATATTTACGGTTATTTTTATGTTTTTCTTATTGCTTGTTGTTTGGAATACCGCTGTTTCAGAGCAGTCACTTTCAGAGGCGATTAAAAGGTCTTTGAATAGAGCATACAGCGTAAAGTTACATGGTTTTAGAAAAGGCTTTTTGGGTGAAATAAAAATCGCTGAAGTACAAATCTATATAAATGAAAAGGTGGCGGTTGTAATAAGTGAAACTCATGGTAGTGTTAATCTGGGCGGTATCTTTCGTGGAAAAATATTAATTACCTTTGACGGCAATATTTCAGCCGGCACTATACGGTTAACCTATGAAGTACCCTTTCTAAAAACCCACGCTGAGAAGACACTGAAAGTATATGTAAACTCGGTGGAACTCTCAGGACTTGATTATCTGAAAAAGTCCGGCATCAAAGGCAGCGGGCTATTTTCCGGCAGTTTTACACTAAAGACCGGAAATAGAAGTGAGGGGACTTTTGAGGTGAAAAAATGCCGTTTCAGCGATTTTCATGGAGGCGGATTTTATCTGCCTGCCGGATATATTACTGAAATAACTGCAAGGGTAAGTACCGACGGGCAGGCTGTTAATATAGAATCGGTGTATCTGACCGGAGAGGGCATAAACTGCCGAATCTCAGGACGGATTTTAAATGATTTCCTTGATGTTTCAATTGAAGTAATGCCTGATGGTGACTTTAAAGATAAAAACTTGCTGTTTTTACTCAAACAATACGAACTCTCTCCGGGTATTTATGTGATAAAGATATCACAAAAAACTCTATCATTGAATTTGCCTTTTTAA
- the gspK gene encoding type II secretion system minor pseudopilin GspK, translating to MNLNRNKSGSVLIITLLITALFVAILVEFAYGVFVKTNVLYNFKDGQNLSLIADSGINLAGGYIKDYLSSNKYTTYASYVIPVAKISGSSGEALIISIFDENSKFNINTIINENGTTNDKALSTFKRLLKAVNLNENIALYIADWIDKDGTERISTSEGQPNSNTQPKNNYFYSVDELLNIPQISAYDYKKLLRYVTVYGDGLININTASKEVLIALDEEITSSTAKKIIEYREKTTPFKATSDIQSVATMSDKGAKIMGKITVKSSAFLITSVAVLRGIQREIHCATLYTGTSEQVKYWKEF from the coding sequence ATGAACTTAAATAGAAACAAGTCAGGCTCTGTTCTCATTATAACTCTTTTGATTACCGCTCTATTTGTTGCCATACTTGTGGAGTTTGCTTACGGAGTTTTTGTAAAAACAAATGTTTTATATAATTTCAAAGACGGCCAAAATCTTTCCCTTATTGCAGATTCAGGTATAAATCTGGCCGGCGGTTACATAAAAGACTACCTTTCATCCAACAAATACACCACCTACGCATCATATGTAATACCTGTAGCAAAAATATCCGGCAGTTCCGGCGAGGCCCTCATCATTTCCATCTTCGATGAAAACTCTAAGTTTAATATAAACACAATTATAAATGAAAACGGAACTACCAACGATAAGGCACTGAGTACTTTTAAGAGACTCCTTAAGGCCGTTAACCTAAACGAAAACATTGCTCTCTATATCGCCGACTGGATAGACAAAGACGGCACAGAAAGAATTTCCACATCAGAGGGACAGCCAAATTCAAATACTCAACCCAAAAACAACTACTTCTACAGTGTTGACGAGCTTTTAAACATTCCTCAGATATCAGCGTACGATTACAAAAAACTCCTTCGGTATGTAACAGTTTACGGCGACGGATTGATAAATATAAACACAGCATCTAAGGAGGTATTGATTGCCCTTGATGAGGAAATCACCAGCTCAACGGCTAAAAAAATAATTGAATACAGGGAAAAAACAACTCCGTTTAAAGCCACATCCGATATTCAAAGTGTAGCTACCATGAGTGATAAGGGTGCTAAAATCATGGGAAAAATTACTGTAAAAAGCAGCGCTTTTTTAATTACCTCTGTAGCGGTACTCAGGGGTATCCAAAGAGAAATCCACTGCGCCACTCTTTATACCGGAACATCAGAACAGGTAAAATACTGGAAGGAGTTTTAA
- a CDS encoding prepilin-type N-terminal cleavage/methylation domain-containing protein, producing MRGFTLLEIIVALLLSTILMAALYKTFFLSEKALTESERYMTEIAEARDVFESMRKEIESSFLSSKDTSVRFKVIDRDELGRQASAIHFTTFGGAGSGYKEVAYYVKRDGEKFSLMKTISPSSTTAKAVEFEAVTNITDFTVVLTGDKTEVKSWDSKITGKMPDVVTVNIGVLLKNKLFTLKTTIYPKIKTQV from the coding sequence ATGAGAGGATTCACTCTCCTTGAAATCATTGTTGCCCTGCTGCTTTCAACGATTTTAATGGCTGCTCTGTATAAAACATTCTTTCTCTCAGAGAAGGCCCTAACGGAGTCAGAACGCTATATGACGGAAATTGCGGAGGCAAGGGATGTTTTTGAATCTATGAGAAAAGAGATAGAATCATCATTTCTCAGCTCCAAGGATACATCCGTGCGGTTTAAAGTCATAGACAGAGACGAGCTGGGAAGACAGGCCTCAGCAATTCATTTTACGACTTTTGGCGGGGCAGGCAGCGGTTACAAAGAAGTTGCTTACTACGTTAAGAGAGACGGAGAGAAATTTTCTTTAATGAAAACCATATCGCCCTCATCCACCACTGCAAAAGCTGTTGAGTTTGAGGCTGTCACAAATATAACGGATTTTACCGTTGTGCTTACCGGAGATAAGACGGAAGTTAAGTCCTGGGATTCTAAAATTACCGGCAAAATGCCGGATGTAGTCACTGTTAATATCGGGGTCTTATTGAAAAATAAACTTTTTACTTTAAAGACAACTATCTACCCTAAAATAAAAACCCAAGTGTAG
- a CDS encoding type II secretion system protein GspI yields MLEVLISLSIATGLLLTAVYSVNYNLSISERHETVTTATMLAKERIVKLRELNVIEEKGRFAPPYESYSYSLSSTMSSLSGVAVMELTVYNKKESVTVRYLYKTS; encoded by the coding sequence TTGCTTGAAGTACTTATATCTCTCTCTATAGCGACAGGACTTCTGCTTACCGCCGTTTATTCGGTTAACTACAATCTGTCCATATCTGAAAGACATGAGACTGTAACCACGGCTACGATGCTGGCTAAGGAGAGAATTGTAAAACTCAGGGAGTTAAATGTAATTGAAGAGAAGGGCCGGTTTGCTCCCCCTTACGAATCATATAGCTATAGCCTCAGCAGCACGATGTCCTCCTTAAGCGGTGTAGCTGTCATGGAGTTAACTGTTTATAATAAAAAGGAATCAGTCACTGTGCGGTATTTGTATAAAACCTCATGA
- a CDS encoding zf-TFIIB domain-containing protein has product MKPSKFEDEYVARMEFQRRKEIEEEKHKKLKAEEKNRMKELHYMRCPKCGMELIEIDYKNIKIDKCSECDGIWLDAGELETISTLEKPRFDKLFSVFKR; this is encoded by the coding sequence ATGAAACCGAGCAAATTCGAAGATGAATATGTAGCAAGAATGGAATTTCAAAGAAGAAAGGAAATTGAGGAAGAAAAACACAAAAAACTTAAAGCAGAAGAAAAAAACAGGATGAAAGAACTACACTACATGAGATGCCCAAAGTGTGGTATGGAGCTTATTGAGATTGACTACAAAAATATAAAAATTGATAAATGTTCCGAGTGCGACGGAATATGGTTAGACGCAGGAGAGCTTGAAACTATTTCGACTCTTGAAAAACCCAGATTTGATAAACTCTTCAGTGTTTTTAAAAGATAA
- a CDS encoding DegT/DnrJ/EryC1/StrS family aminotransferase — MRKVPFTDLRAQYLSIKGEIDGVIESVIMDSAFIGGKHVKSFEESFAGYIGTKHAAGVGNGTDALFIALKCLGATSGDEVITAANSFIATSEAVTATGAKVVFVDCDPKSYNIDTDKLKKAVSKKTKAIIPVHLYGQPADMEKIMEIAQLHNLFVVEDAAQAHGSVYKGKNAGTIGHAACFSFFPGKNLGAYGDAGAITTNDGALAVKMKMFANHGRVEKYSHDFEGINSRLDGLQAAILNVKLRYLDTWTQRRRRIAAIYDAGLKDCVITPPVMPEAIHVYHLYVIRVKGERAQLISHLSKNGISTGIHYPTPLPFLKAYEYLHHRAEDFPVSFALKDEILSLPIHGDMTDEQAEYVIDVIRKFYNAG; from the coding sequence TTGAGAAAAGTACCGTTTACGGATTTGAGGGCTCAGTATCTTTCAATTAAGGGAGAGATAGATGGGGTGATAGAGAGTGTGATAATGGACAGTGCCTTTATCGGCGGCAAACACGTAAAGAGTTTTGAGGAGAGTTTTGCCGGCTATATTGGTACGAAACACGCTGCAGGGGTCGGAAACGGCACAGATGCTCTCTTTATCGCCTTAAAATGCCTTGGTGCCACTTCAGGTGATGAGGTCATAACGGCGGCAAACAGTTTTATCGCCACATCTGAAGCTGTAACCGCAACAGGCGCAAAAGTTGTCTTTGTTGACTGTGACCCAAAAAGTTATAACATAGATACCGATAAACTCAAAAAAGCCGTTTCTAAGAAAACGAAAGCCATAATACCGGTTCATTTGTACGGTCAGCCCGCCGATATGGAAAAAATCATGGAGATAGCACAATTACACAACCTCTTTGTAGTAGAAGATGCAGCACAGGCGCACGGTTCTGTTTATAAAGGTAAAAATGCCGGCACAATTGGACACGCCGCATGTTTTAGTTTTTTCCCGGGCAAGAACCTTGGTGCCTATGGGGATGCCGGTGCTATCACCACAAATGACGGAGCACTTGCCGTTAAGATGAAAATGTTTGCCAATCACGGAAGAGTGGAAAAGTACAGCCATGACTTTGAGGGTATAAACAGCCGGCTTGACGGCCTTCAGGCCGCCATATTGAATGTTAAACTCAGATATTTAGATACATGGACACAACGGAGACGCCGTATTGCCGCCATTTATGATGCCGGGCTAAAGGACTGTGTAATAACCCCGCCTGTAATGCCTGAAGCCATACACGTCTATCATCTTTACGTAATACGGGTTAAAGGTGAAAGAGCACAGCTTATAAGCCATCTTTCAAAAAATGGAATCTCAACCGGCATACACTACCCAACACCGCTTCCATTTCTAAAGGCTTATGAATACCTTCATCACAGGGCAGAGGACTTTCCTGTTTCATTTGCGCTAAAGGATGAGATTTTAAGTCTGCCCATACACGGGGATATGACTGATGAGCAGGCTGAATATGTCATTGACGTTATACGGAAGTTTTACAATGCCGGTTAA